One window from the genome of Streptomyces sp. WZ-12 encodes:
- a CDS encoding SseB family protein, with the protein MEKNIPNPGFADDDGSADPALAAALAAYDADRGAEGSLLTALAEARVLVPVVAVLGEVETGPDGLRREKTSDMAVPTLSAPDGRRALPAFTSMETLQRWRPDARPVAVPMRQALLAASHEQADTVVIDLAGPVTYQLTGAALRALAEGRTSADPLADPAVTEALRALLDAEPAVHLAHLTPSAETDGTLALGLAPGTDPAEAAQRLAQALAGDETLRARLVRGLDLALLPPGSNAPGEPLYRR; encoded by the coding sequence GTGGAGAAGAACATTCCGAATCCTGGCTTTGCGGACGATGACGGGTCCGCCGATCCCGCGCTGGCGGCGGCGCTCGCGGCGTACGACGCGGATCGCGGTGCCGAAGGCTCCTTGCTGACCGCGCTGGCGGAGGCCCGCGTCCTGGTGCCGGTGGTGGCGGTGCTCGGGGAGGTCGAGACCGGGCCCGACGGGCTGCGGCGGGAGAAGACCAGCGACATGGCGGTCCCGACGCTCAGCGCGCCGGACGGTCGCCGCGCCCTCCCCGCGTTCACGTCCATGGAGACGCTCCAGCGCTGGCGGCCGGACGCCCGGCCGGTCGCGGTCCCGATGCGGCAGGCCCTGCTGGCCGCCTCCCACGAGCAGGCCGACACCGTCGTGATCGACCTGGCCGGGCCGGTCACCTACCAGTTGACCGGCGCCGCCCTGCGGGCCCTCGCCGAGGGCCGGACCAGCGCCGACCCGCTCGCCGACCCCGCCGTCACCGAGGCGCTGCGCGCCCTCCTCGACGCCGAACCCGCGGTGCACCTCGCGCACCTGACCCCGTCCGCCGAGACCGACGGCACCCTCGCCCTCGGCCTCGCGCCCGGCACCGACCCCGCCGAGGCCGCCCAGCGGCTCGCCCAGGCGCTCGCCGGCGACGAGACGCTCCGCGCCCGGCTGGTCCGCGGCCTCGACCTGGCCCTTCTCCCGCCCGGTTCGAACGCCCCGGGGGAGCCCCTCTACCGACGCTGA
- a CDS encoding haloacid dehalogenase-like hydrolase: MTARPRRLLALGLAGAAALAALTATAPATAATPATAPARANCPQLSKKLPWYGDNRAKLQKMIDERGTCSGSHPSPDHHPGRMRSAQPLSTGPRPVAAFDWDNTVVKNDITDATLAWMLRHDKVLRPKSWRDTSPWLTAAADRALTRACGTGPAGRPLPTSGRAACADEIMEIRGEGKTMSGAAAFAGTWNHRRTVPQYAWVPQLFAGLKPAALTRYAKQARAENLAAPIGAQQTVGTHKMAGYIRYYPQQKDLIRTLKAAGFDVYIVSASSETLAEAWSGGVGLDAAHTLGIRSRLQHGRFTTRLAGCGDVKDGPGEAIPYIDGKRCFINQEIYGIKGAEAWRKQDPAHRIALGGGDATTDVTFVGDATGAHLAINRNKDELMCRGYDDADGRWVVNPMFIDPLPRKSGAYPCATKGYTNTDGSLGPVRRPDGTVVADQRDRIHG; encoded by the coding sequence ATGACCGCCCGCCCCCGCCGGCTGCTGGCCCTGGGCCTGGCCGGCGCCGCCGCGCTCGCCGCCCTCACGGCCACCGCGCCCGCCACCGCCGCGACCCCCGCAACGGCCCCGGCCCGCGCCAACTGCCCGCAGCTCTCCAAGAAGCTGCCCTGGTACGGCGACAACCGCGCCAAGCTCCAGAAGATGATCGACGAGCGCGGCACCTGCTCCGGGTCCCACCCGTCGCCCGACCACCACCCCGGCCGGATGCGCTCCGCGCAGCCCCTTTCGACGGGCCCCCGTCCCGTCGCCGCCTTCGACTGGGACAACACCGTCGTCAAGAACGACATCACCGACGCGACCCTGGCCTGGATGCTCCGGCACGACAAGGTGCTCCGGCCCAAGAGCTGGCGGGACACCAGCCCCTGGCTGACCGCCGCCGCCGACCGCGCGCTGACCCGCGCCTGCGGCACCGGCCCCGCCGGCCGCCCGCTGCCCACGTCCGGCCGCGCCGCCTGCGCCGACGAGATCATGGAGATCCGCGGCGAGGGGAAGACCATGAGCGGCGCCGCCGCCTTCGCCGGCACCTGGAACCACCGCCGCACGGTCCCCCAGTACGCCTGGGTCCCCCAGCTCTTCGCCGGCCTGAAGCCCGCCGCCCTCACCCGGTACGCCAAGCAGGCCCGCGCCGAGAACCTCGCCGCGCCGATCGGCGCCCAACAGACCGTCGGCACCCACAAGATGGCCGGCTACATCCGCTACTACCCGCAGCAGAAGGACCTGATCCGCACGCTCAAGGCCGCCGGCTTCGACGTCTACATCGTCTCCGCGTCCTCCGAGACCCTCGCCGAGGCGTGGTCCGGCGGTGTCGGGCTGGACGCCGCACACACCCTCGGCATCCGCAGCCGCCTGCAGCACGGCAGGTTCACCACCCGCCTCGCCGGCTGCGGCGACGTCAAGGACGGCCCCGGCGAGGCCATCCCGTACATCGACGGCAAGCGCTGCTTCATCAACCAGGAGATCTACGGCATCAAGGGCGCCGAGGCGTGGCGCAAGCAGGACCCCGCGCACCGCATCGCGCTGGGCGGCGGCGACGCCACCACCGACGTCACCTTCGTCGGCGACGCCACCGGCGCCCACCTGGCCATTAACCGCAACAAGGACGAGCTGATGTGCCGCGGCTACGACGACGCCGACGGCCGCTGGGTGGTCAACCCGATGTTCATCGACCCGCTGCCCCGCAAGTCCGGCGCCTACCCCTGCGCCACCAAGGGCTACACCAACACCGACGGCTCCCTCGGCCCGGTCCGCCGCCCCGACGGCACCGTCGTCGCCGACCAGCGGGACCGCATCCACGGTTGA
- a CDS encoding FadR/GntR family transcriptional regulator translates to MDAAADGLAPVLRPVRAGNGFEEALEQILQIVRLGLVPQGERLPAERELAERLQISRVTLREVLKVLQDEGLVESRRGRYGGTFVRMRTDSPGEAELRRRVDRTDVEDILRFREVLEVGAAGLCAAHGLSGEQAARLREALAATEDAPLADYRRRDTLLHLTLAELSGSPSLAAQYAAVRAGVNDLLDCIPLLVRNLEHSQTQHAALVEAVLEGDADGAREVMREHCCGTAALLRGFLSSPAP, encoded by the coding sequence ATGGATGCTGCGGCCGATGGGCTGGCGCCGGTGCTGCGGCCGGTCCGGGCGGGCAACGGCTTCGAGGAGGCGCTGGAGCAGATACTCCAGATCGTCCGGCTCGGGCTGGTGCCGCAGGGCGAACGCCTGCCGGCCGAGCGGGAGTTGGCGGAGCGGCTGCAGATCAGCCGGGTCACCCTGCGCGAGGTCCTCAAGGTGCTCCAGGACGAGGGGCTGGTGGAGAGCCGGCGCGGCCGGTACGGCGGCACGTTCGTGCGGATGCGCACCGACAGCCCGGGCGAGGCCGAGCTGCGGCGCCGGGTCGACCGGACCGACGTCGAGGACATCCTGCGCTTCCGGGAGGTACTGGAGGTCGGCGCGGCCGGGCTGTGCGCGGCGCACGGGCTGTCGGGCGAGCAGGCGGCGCGGCTGCGGGAGGCGCTGGCCGCCACCGAGGACGCGCCGCTGGCCGACTACCGGCGCCGGGACACCCTGCTGCACCTGACGCTGGCGGAGCTGTCCGGATCGCCGTCGCTGGCCGCCCAGTACGCCGCGGTCCGGGCCGGCGTCAACGACCTGCTGGACTGCATCCCGCTGCTGGTGCGGAACTTGGAGCACTCGCAGACCCAGCACGCCGCGCTGGTGGAGGCGGTGCTGGAGGGCGATGCGGACGGCGCCCGCGAGGTGATGCGGGAGCACTGCTGCGGCACCGCGGCCCTGCTGCGCGGCTTCCTGTCCTCGCCGGCGCCGTAA
- a CDS encoding aldehyde dehydrogenase family protein has product MLQELTILNPATEEVVATVPTTPPAEVDAAVRRAAAAQEVWAALAPGDRARLLRRFADVVDAAIEPLAQLELREAGHPLGNARWEAGNVRDLLHYAAGGVERLTGHQIPVPGGLNLTLQEPLGVVAVIAPWNFPMPIAAWGTAPALAAGNAVLLKPAETTPLTALKLAELALEAGLPEHLFQVLPGEGAVTGSALVDHPGVAKVVFTGSTATGRRIAAQCAAQTKRLTLELGGKSPNIVFADADLEAAAAAAPGSFLDNTGQDCCARSRILVQRSVYDRFLSLLEPAVKAFTAGDPNDPASQMGPLISAAQRDRVRSYVPEDAPAAIRGAVPTGKGFWYPATVLEGRPEDRTAVEEIFGPVAVALPFDDEADAVRLANATDYGLAGSLWTRDVGRALRMARAVAAGNLSVNSHSAVRYWTPFGGFKQSGLGRELGPDALTPFTETKNVFLATEPAGS; this is encoded by the coding sequence GTGCTGCAAGAGCTGACCATCCTCAACCCGGCGACCGAGGAGGTGGTGGCCACCGTCCCCACCACCCCGCCCGCCGAGGTCGACGCGGCCGTCCGCCGGGCCGCCGCGGCCCAGGAAGTCTGGGCCGCGCTGGCCCCCGGCGACCGGGCCCGGCTGCTGCGCCGGTTCGCCGACGTCGTCGACGCGGCGATCGAACCGCTGGCCCAACTGGAGCTGCGCGAGGCCGGCCACCCCCTGGGCAACGCCCGTTGGGAGGCCGGCAACGTCCGCGATCTGCTGCACTACGCCGCCGGGGGAGTAGAGCGGCTGACAGGGCATCAGATCCCGGTGCCGGGCGGGCTGAACCTCACCCTCCAGGAACCGCTCGGCGTGGTCGCCGTCATCGCCCCCTGGAACTTCCCGATGCCGATCGCCGCCTGGGGCACCGCCCCCGCGCTCGCCGCCGGCAACGCGGTCCTCCTCAAGCCCGCCGAGACCACCCCGCTCACCGCCCTCAAGCTCGCCGAACTCGCCCTGGAGGCCGGGCTCCCCGAGCACCTCTTCCAGGTCCTGCCCGGCGAGGGCGCGGTCACCGGCAGCGCGCTGGTCGACCACCCCGGCGTCGCCAAGGTCGTCTTCACCGGCTCCACCGCCACCGGCCGGCGGATCGCCGCCCAGTGCGCCGCGCAGACCAAGCGGCTCACCCTCGAACTCGGCGGCAAGAGCCCCAACATCGTCTTCGCCGACGCCGACCTGGAGGCCGCCGCGGCCGCCGCCCCCGGCTCGTTCCTCGACAACACCGGCCAGGACTGCTGCGCCCGCAGCCGCATCCTGGTCCAACGCAGCGTCTACGACCGCTTCCTGAGCCTGCTGGAGCCCGCGGTCAAGGCGTTCACCGCCGGCGACCCGAACGACCCCGCGTCCCAGATGGGCCCGCTGATCTCCGCCGCCCAGCGCGACCGGGTGCGCTCCTACGTCCCCGAGGACGCCCCGGCCGCCATCCGCGGCGCGGTCCCCACCGGCAAGGGCTTCTGGTACCCGGCCACCGTCCTGGAGGGCCGCCCCGAGGACCGCACCGCCGTCGAGGAGATCTTCGGGCCCGTGGCCGTCGCCCTCCCCTTCGACGACGAGGCCGACGCCGTCCGGCTCGCCAACGCCACCGACTACGGCCTGGCCGGCTCCCTGTGGACCCGCGACGTCGGTCGCGCGCTGCGCATGGCGCGCGCCGTCGCCGCCGGCAACCTCTCGGTCAACTCGCACAGCGCGGTGCGCTATTGGACCCCGTTCGGCGGCTTCAAGCAGTCCGGTCTCGGCCGCGAACTGGGCCCGGACGCGCTGACGCCCTTCACCGAGACCAAGAACGTCTTCCTCGCCACCGAGCCGGCCGGCTCGTGA
- the eat gene encoding ethanolamine permease: MADSTHADSTRAPSAASPDGGPPSGDAYLERRTLRRGSAGPLLLTGLGVAYVVSGDFSGWNNGLAHGGFGGLAIAAVLMGLMYTCLVFALAELASILPTAGGGYGFARRALGTWGGFLTGTAILIEYVLAPAAISIFIGDYVESLGLFGLHSSWPVYLACFVLFIGIHLWGVGEALRFSLVVTAIAVAALLVFALAALSDFHVDALNDIPVEPDAFGASSWLPFGVLGIWAAFPFGMWFFLGVEGVPLAAEETRDPARTLPRAMAAAMGVLLLLALITFTAATGARGSAAIQSVGDPLVQALQPHGTPTTVSRIVNYAGLAGLVASFFSLIFAGSRQLFALSRAGYLPRFLSLTSRRKAPYLGLLVPGALGFGLAAATGDGARMLNVAVFGATISYALMALSHLVLRRREPGLHRPYRTPGGMLTSGVAFVLACSALVATFLVDKEAALIALAVYGLALAYFALYSRHRLVAAAPEEEFAALAAAEAELERD; this comes from the coding sequence ATGGCCGACAGCACCCATGCCGACAGCACCCGCGCGCCGTCCGCCGCGTCCCCCGACGGCGGGCCCCCGAGCGGCGACGCCTATCTGGAGCGGCGGACGCTGCGCCGCGGCAGCGCCGGCCCGCTGCTGCTGACCGGCCTCGGCGTCGCCTACGTCGTCTCCGGCGACTTCTCGGGCTGGAACAACGGGCTGGCGCACGGCGGCTTCGGCGGACTGGCGATCGCCGCGGTCCTGATGGGCCTGATGTACACCTGTCTGGTCTTCGCGCTGGCCGAGTTGGCCTCGATCCTGCCCACCGCGGGCGGCGGCTACGGCTTCGCCCGGCGGGCGCTGGGCACGTGGGGCGGCTTCCTGACCGGCACCGCGATCCTGATCGAGTACGTGTTGGCGCCGGCCGCGATCTCGATCTTCATCGGCGACTACGTCGAATCGCTGGGCCTGTTCGGACTGCACTCCAGTTGGCCCGTCTATCTGGCCTGTTTCGTGCTCTTCATCGGGATCCACCTGTGGGGCGTGGGCGAGGCGCTGCGGTTCAGCCTGGTGGTCACCGCGATCGCGGTCGCCGCGCTGCTGGTCTTCGCGCTCGCCGCGCTCAGCGACTTCCACGTCGACGCGCTCAACGACATCCCGGTCGAGCCCGATGCCTTCGGGGCGAGTTCGTGGCTGCCGTTCGGGGTGCTGGGCATCTGGGCGGCGTTCCCGTTCGGGATGTGGTTCTTCCTGGGCGTGGAGGGCGTCCCGCTGGCGGCCGAGGAGACCAGGGACCCGGCGCGTACGCTGCCGCGGGCGATGGCGGCCGCGATGGGCGTGCTGCTGCTCCTGGCGCTGATCACCTTCACCGCGGCCACCGGCGCGCGCGGCTCGGCCGCGATCCAGTCCGTCGGCGACCCGCTGGTCCAGGCGCTCCAGCCGCACGGCACCCCGACCACGGTCAGCCGGATCGTCAACTACGCCGGCCTGGCCGGCCTGGTGGCGTCCTTCTTCTCCCTCATCTTCGCCGGCTCCCGGCAGCTCTTCGCGCTCTCCCGGGCCGGCTACCTGCCCCGTTTCCTCTCCCTGACCAGCCGCCGCAAGGCGCCCTACCTCGGCCTGCTGGTCCCCGGCGCGCTGGGCTTCGGGCTGGCCGCGGCCACCGGCGACGGCGCCCGGATGCTCAACGTCGCGGTCTTCGGCGCCACCATCTCCTATGCCCTGATGGCCCTTTCGCACCTCGTGCTGCGCCGCCGCGAGCCCGGCCTGCACCGCCCGTACCGCACCCCGGGCGGCATGCTGACCTCCGGCGTGGCCTTCGTGCTGGCCTGCTCGGCGCTGGTGGCGACCTTCCTGGTCGACAAGGAGGCCGCGCTGATCGCGCTCGCCGTCTACGGCCTCGCCCTGGCCTACTTCGCCCTCTACTCCCGCCACCGGCTGGTGGCGGCCGCGCCCGAGGAGGAGTTCGCGGCCCTGGCCGCCGCGGAGGCCGAACTCGAACGCGACTAG
- a CDS encoding glutamine synthetase family protein, protein MADRRPPLSVEELTALVDNGEIDTVVLAFTDMQGRLQGKRFAARYFLDTVLDHGTEGCNYLLAVDVDLNTVDGYAMSSWERGYGDFAMHGDPATLRRTPWNPGTALITADLAWHDGTPVVASPRQILRRQLDRLAERGWSAHVGTELEFMVFKDSYEDAWSRGYRGMTPANQWNGDYSVLGTGRVEPLLRRIRNEMGAAGMTVESAKGECNLGQHEIVFVYDEALTTCDQHSIYKTGAKEIAAQEGMALTFMPKYDEREGNSCHIHLSLQDAQGRPVLADDAGPHGMSRTMRHFLAGQLAALRDFTLLYAPNINSYKRFRPGSFAPTAVAWGPDNRTCALRVVGHGRGHRLENRLPGGDVNPYLAVAGMIAAGLHGIDQELELPDATTGNAYAGDAAHVPATLREAAGLWERSTVARAAFGDEVVDHYRHMARVEQDAYDAAVTDWERFRSFERM, encoded by the coding sequence GTGGCAGACCGCAGGCCCCCGCTCTCCGTCGAGGAGCTCACCGCCCTCGTCGACAACGGGGAGATCGACACTGTCGTCCTCGCCTTCACCGACATGCAAGGCAGGCTCCAGGGCAAGCGGTTCGCCGCCCGCTACTTCCTCGACACCGTCCTCGACCACGGCACGGAGGGCTGCAACTACCTCCTCGCCGTCGACGTCGACCTGAACACCGTCGACGGCTACGCGATGTCCTCCTGGGAGCGCGGCTACGGCGACTTCGCGATGCACGGCGACCCCGCCACCCTCCGCCGCACCCCCTGGAACCCCGGCACCGCCCTGATCACCGCCGACCTCGCCTGGCACGACGGCACCCCGGTCGTCGCCTCACCCCGGCAGATCCTGCGCCGCCAGCTCGACCGGCTCGCCGAGCGCGGCTGGAGCGCCCACGTCGGCACCGAGCTGGAGTTCATGGTCTTCAAGGACAGCTACGAGGACGCCTGGTCCCGCGGCTACCGCGGGATGACCCCGGCCAACCAGTGGAACGGCGACTACTCCGTCCTCGGCACCGGCCGCGTCGAGCCCCTGCTGCGCCGGATCCGCAACGAGATGGGCGCGGCCGGCATGACCGTCGAGTCCGCCAAGGGCGAGTGCAACCTCGGCCAGCACGAGATCGTGTTCGTCTACGACGAGGCGCTCACCACCTGCGACCAGCACAGCATCTACAAGACCGGCGCCAAGGAGATCGCCGCCCAGGAGGGCATGGCGCTCACCTTCATGCCCAAGTACGACGAGCGCGAGGGCAATTCCTGTCACATCCACCTCTCACTCCAGGACGCGCAGGGCCGCCCGGTGCTGGCCGATGACGCCGGCCCGCACGGCATGTCGCGCACCATGCGGCACTTCCTCGCCGGCCAACTCGCCGCGCTGCGCGACTTCACGCTGCTCTACGCCCCCAACATCAACTCCTACAAGCGGTTCCGCCCCGGCTCCTTCGCCCCCACCGCCGTCGCCTGGGGCCCGGACAACCGCACCTGCGCCCTCCGCGTCGTCGGCCACGGCCGCGGGCACCGCCTGGAGAACCGCCTGCCCGGCGGCGACGTCAACCCCTACCTCGCGGTCGCCGGCATGATCGCGGCCGGCCTGCACGGCATAGACCAGGAGCTCGAACTCCCGGACGCCACCACGGGGAACGCCTACGCCGGAGACGCCGCGCACGTCCCCGCCACCCTCCGCGAGGCCGCCGGGCTGTGGGAGCGCAGCACCGTCGCCCGCGCCGCCTTCGGCGACGAGGTCGTCGACCACTACCGCCACATGGCCCGCGTCGAACAGGACGCCTACGACGCCGCCGTCACGGACTGGGAGCGCTTCCGCTCCTTCGAGCGCATGTAA
- the mycP gene encoding type VII secretion-associated serine protease mycosin, which translates to MTKPAWRTAAVALTSAALAVLPSLPARADTLRAQEWGLAAIHAQDAWGTTKGAGVTVAVLDTGVDADHPDLTGQVLPQKDLIGFGARPGDDTYAQHGTGMASVIAGHGHGPGRSDGVLGVAPEAKILPVRVILEDHDPERRRARDQKAGALADGIRWAADHGADVINMSLGDDSETAHPDSREDAAIQYALGKGIPVVASAGNGGLKGNHVSYPAAYPGVIAATAVTHLDARAPFSTRHWYATVSAPGYDILMADHGTGYVSGWGTSPAAAFVSGAVALLRSAHRGLSPNQIRDLLTGTAQHRPEGGRDDEYGAGLVDPAAALTAAERLAPTPQKPAPVAYPHRYFGPGPVADPGDDTPVNWIPWALGATGVGLVAVALFLWRRSAALD; encoded by the coding sequence ATGACCAAGCCCGCGTGGCGCACCGCGGCCGTCGCCCTGACCTCCGCCGCGCTGGCCGTCCTGCCGTCCCTGCCGGCCCGCGCCGACACCCTCCGCGCCCAGGAATGGGGCCTGGCGGCCATCCACGCCCAGGACGCCTGGGGGACCACCAAGGGCGCCGGCGTCACCGTCGCCGTCCTGGACACCGGCGTGGACGCCGACCACCCCGACCTCACGGGCCAGGTGCTGCCCCAGAAGGACCTCATCGGCTTCGGCGCCCGCCCCGGCGACGACACCTACGCCCAGCACGGCACCGGCATGGCCAGCGTCATCGCCGGCCACGGCCACGGTCCCGGCCGCTCCGACGGCGTCCTCGGCGTCGCCCCCGAGGCCAAGATCCTGCCCGTCCGCGTGATCCTGGAGGACCACGACCCCGAGCGCCGCCGCGCCCGCGACCAGAAGGCCGGCGCCCTCGCCGACGGCATCCGCTGGGCCGCCGACCACGGCGCCGACGTGATCAACATGTCCCTCGGCGACGACAGCGAGACCGCCCACCCCGACTCCCGCGAGGACGCCGCCATCCAGTACGCCCTGGGCAAGGGCATCCCCGTCGTCGCCTCCGCCGGCAACGGCGGCCTCAAGGGCAACCACGTCTCCTACCCCGCGGCCTACCCCGGCGTCATCGCCGCCACCGCCGTCACCCATCTGGACGCCCGCGCGCCCTTCTCCACCCGCCACTGGTACGCCACGGTCAGCGCCCCCGGCTACGACATCCTCATGGCCGACCACGGCACCGGCTACGTCTCCGGCTGGGGCACCAGCCCCGCGGCCGCCTTCGTCTCCGGGGCCGTCGCGCTGCTCCGCTCCGCGCACCGCGGTCTCAGCCCGAACCAGATCCGCGACCTGCTCACCGGCACCGCGCAGCACCGCCCCGAGGGCGGGCGGGACGACGAGTACGGCGCGGGGCTCGTCGATCCCGCCGCCGCGCTGACGGCCGCCGAGCGGCTCGCCCCAACTCCGCAGAAGCCGGCCCCCGTTGCCTATCCCCACCGGTACTTCGGCCCCGGCCCGGTCGCCGATCCCGGCGATGACACCCCCGTCAACTGGATCCCGTGGGCCCTAGGCGCCACCGGCGTCGGGCTCGTAGCAGTAGCGCTCTTCCTCTGGCGCCGATCCGCCGCGCTCGACTGA
- a CDS encoding 3-oxoacyl-ACP reductase has translation MTDQTAVCRRLVGRTAVITGAGSGIGLATARRLASEGAHVVCADIDEKAGKAAAEEVGGTFVQVDVTDAEQVEALYKTAYDTYGSVDIAFNNAGISPPDDDSILTTGIDAWKRVQEVNLTSVYLCCKHALPYMRRQFEQTGRGGSIINTASFVAVMGAATSQISYTASKGGVLAMSRELGVQFAREGIRVNALCPGPVNTPLLKELFAKDPERAARRLVHVPVGRFAEPEEIASAVAFLASDDSSFVNAAEFLVDGGIAGAYVTPL, from the coding sequence GTGACCGACCAGACCGCCGTGTGCCGCCGCCTCGTCGGCCGTACCGCCGTGATCACCGGAGCCGGCAGCGGCATCGGCCTGGCCACCGCCCGCCGGTTGGCCTCCGAGGGCGCCCACGTCGTCTGCGCCGACATCGACGAGAAGGCCGGCAAGGCCGCCGCCGAGGAGGTCGGCGGCACCTTCGTCCAGGTCGACGTCACCGACGCCGAGCAGGTCGAGGCGCTCTACAAGACCGCCTACGACACCTACGGTTCGGTGGACATCGCCTTCAACAACGCCGGGATCTCGCCGCCCGACGACGACTCCATCCTGACCACCGGCATCGACGCCTGGAAGCGCGTCCAGGAGGTCAACCTCACCTCGGTCTACCTCTGCTGCAAGCACGCACTGCCCTACATGCGGCGGCAGTTCGAGCAGACCGGGCGCGGCGGCTCCATCATCAACACCGCCTCCTTCGTGGCCGTGATGGGCGCCGCCACCTCGCAGATCAGCTACACCGCGTCCAAGGGCGGCGTGCTGGCGATGTCCCGCGAACTGGGCGTGCAGTTCGCCCGCGAGGGCATCCGCGTCAACGCGCTCTGCCCGGGGCCGGTCAACACCCCGCTGCTGAAGGAGCTGTTCGCCAAGGACCCGGAGCGGGCCGCGCGCCGCCTGGTGCACGTCCCGGTCGGCCGGTTCGCCGAGCCCGAGGAGATCGCCTCCGCGGTCGCCTTCCTCGCCAGCGACGACTCCTCGTTCGTCAACGCCGCCGAATTCCTCGTCGACGGAGGCATCGCGGGCGCCTATGTGACCCCCTTGTAG
- a CDS encoding amino acid deaminase/aldolase gives MSPLFTDAHATTAPAPRAPGSGRTPLDRATASLDAPLAVVDLAAFDANAADLVRRSKGKPIRVASKSVRCRALLERVLARDGFAGIMSFTLAESLWLARSGFPDVLLAYPSADRAGFAELVGDPASAAAVTVMADDPAQLDLIDAARPGGPGSGAEVRICLELDTSYRLLGGRVRVGARRSPLRDPEQLAALARTVVRRPGFRLVGLMAYEGHVAGVGDEVAGRPVRSRTIRVMQAAARRELAQRRWAAVRAVRQVAPRLEFVNGGGTGSVQHTAAEAAVTEIAAGSGLYVPRLFDNFRSFTGRPAALFAQPVVRRPGPGVVTVLGGGYPASGVAGADRLPEPYLPAGLRYDPQEGPGEVQTPLLGAAADGLAVGDKVWFRHAKAGELCERFAQLHLVEGDRVVATVPTYRGEGRTFL, from the coding sequence ATGTCCCCGCTCTTCACCGACGCGCATGCCACCACCGCTCCCGCGCCCCGGGCGCCCGGCTCCGGACGGACCCCGCTCGACCGGGCCACCGCCTCCCTCGACGCGCCGCTGGCCGTGGTCGATCTGGCCGCCTTCGACGCCAACGCCGCCGATCTGGTGCGCCGTTCGAAGGGGAAGCCGATCCGGGTGGCGAGCAAGTCGGTGCGCTGCCGGGCGCTGTTGGAGCGGGTGCTGGCGCGCGACGGCTTCGCCGGGATCATGAGCTTCACGCTCGCCGAGTCGCTGTGGCTGGCCCGGTCCGGCTTCCCGGACGTGCTGCTGGCGTACCCGTCGGCGGACCGGGCCGGCTTCGCCGAACTGGTCGGCGATCCCGCGTCGGCGGCGGCGGTGACGGTGATGGCCGACGACCCCGCGCAACTGGATCTGATCGACGCGGCCCGTCCGGGCGGTCCGGGCAGCGGCGCGGAGGTCCGCATCTGCCTGGAACTGGACACCTCCTACCGGCTGTTGGGCGGGCGGGTGCGGGTCGGGGCCCGGCGGTCGCCGCTGCGGGACCCGGAGCAACTCGCCGCCTTGGCCCGGACGGTGGTGCGCCGGCCCGGTTTCCGGCTGGTGGGGCTGATGGCCTACGAGGGGCATGTGGCGGGAGTGGGTGACGAGGTCGCGGGGCGGCCGGTGCGTTCGCGGACGATCCGGGTGATGCAGGCGGCGGCGCGGCGGGAGTTGGCGCAGCGGCGGTGGGCGGCCGTGCGGGCGGTGCGGCAGGTGGCGCCGCGGCTGGAGTTCGTCAACGGCGGGGGGACGGGGAGCGTGCAGCACACCGCGGCGGAGGCGGCGGTCACCGAGATCGCGGCGGGTTCGGGGCTGTACGTGCCGCGGCTGTTCGACAACTTCCGGTCGTTCACCGGGCGTCCGGCGGCGCTGTTCGCCCAGCCGGTGGTGCGGCGTCCGGGGCCCGGGGTCGTCACGGTGCTGGGCGGCGGCTATCCGGCGTCGGGGGTGGCCGGTGCGGACCGGCTGCCGGAGCCGTATCTGCCGGCCGGGCTGCGCTACGACCCGCAGGAGGGGCCGGGCGAGGTGCAGACGCCGCTGCTGGGGGCGGCGGCGGACGGGCTGGCGGTCGGCGACAAGGTGTGGTTCCGGCACGCCAAGGCGGGCGAACTGTGCGAGCGGTTCGCGCAGTTGCACCTGGTCGAGGGCGACCGGGTGGTGGCGACGGTGCCGACGTACCGGGGCGAGGGCCGCACCTTCCTGTGA